One Ethanoligenens harbinense YUAN-3 genomic window carries:
- a CDS encoding phage protein Gp27 family protein — protein MANRAHGIIDGLNPALRSTVEQMLLSGKSTYADVIDYLARHDVAISAASVCRYAQRYNANAALLNVAQENFSRMMQEMDKYPDLDTTEAIIRLASQNVFAALANTNEDQWNNLDKDKLLDSALGLARAASYKKRTDAAVRAEADVGLDAVKSIVFQAMSKERPELYKQVASFLSEKKRDGSLRPKKEKSP, from the coding sequence ATGGCGAACCGCGCGCATGGCATCATCGACGGGCTGAATCCCGCGCTGCGCAGTACAGTGGAGCAGATGCTGCTCTCTGGTAAAAGTACCTATGCGGACGTCATCGACTATCTGGCACGGCATGATGTAGCCATCAGCGCGGCCAGTGTCTGCCGGTACGCGCAGCGGTATAACGCCAACGCCGCCCTCTTGAATGTGGCGCAGGAAAATTTCAGCCGCATGATGCAGGAAATGGACAAGTATCCGGATCTCGACACGACCGAGGCGATCATCCGGCTGGCCAGCCAAAACGTGTTCGCCGCCCTGGCCAACACGAATGAAGACCAGTGGAACAATCTGGACAAGGACAAATTGCTGGACAGCGCACTGGGGCTGGCGCGCGCGGCATCCTATAAAAAGCGGACGGACGCCGCCGTGCGGGCCGAGGCCGACGTCGGCCTCGACGCAGTGAAATCCATCGTGTTCCAGGCAATGTCCAAAGAACGGCCGGAACTGTATAAGCAAGTAGCCTCCTTCCTTTCGGAAAAGAAAAGGGACGGCAGCCTGCGGCCCAAAAAGGAGAAATCGCCATGA
- a CDS encoding phage portal protein, producing MFEKLLRWLRSMLSQMFDQGVGADIILSDRMTSALALWARMYEDGGPWCGGKSGIHSLRLPAAIASEIARLVTIEMGVSVTGSARADFLQAQLGPFLDSMRRHVELGGALGGAVFKPYVDGGRICIDAVQADAFFPTTVDTSGQMMGAIFCAQIKRRDMIYTRADHHEFNSGTYTIESKAFASRSSSTIGSPVDLTAVPEWANIQPLVTIEDVDRPLFAYFRIPRANKQDRQSPLGVSVYADAAETIRDADEQYGRMLWEYEGGQLAVEMDESMMKHDPDGSVSFPRLEQRLYRRRAGDMAEGSNFYQIFAPALRDEAYSRGLNTILKRIEYQSGLAYGTLSDPQEVDRTATEITASKQRSYSTVRDIQKALQHALDDLLYSMDTLATLYNLTPAGNYTAAYDWDDSIVNDPNQRKQMFWSYVTAGKFPMWRYLVEFEGYTEDEAKTIADETQADFNNPFGFAQTPPASGSGDA from the coding sequence GTGTTTGAAAAGCTGCTGCGGTGGCTGCGCTCCATGCTTTCGCAGATGTTCGATCAGGGCGTGGGCGCAGATATTATTCTGTCCGACAGGATGACGTCCGCTCTGGCACTGTGGGCGCGGATGTATGAAGACGGCGGCCCTTGGTGCGGTGGGAAATCCGGCATTCACAGCCTGCGGCTGCCGGCGGCCATCGCATCGGAAATTGCCCGGCTGGTCACCATCGAGATGGGCGTTTCGGTGACGGGCAGCGCGCGGGCCGATTTTCTGCAGGCGCAACTGGGTCCATTTCTGGATAGCATGCGCAGACATGTGGAGTTGGGCGGCGCGCTTGGCGGCGCGGTATTCAAGCCCTATGTGGACGGCGGCCGCATCTGCATTGACGCGGTGCAGGCGGATGCTTTTTTTCCCACCACGGTAGACACCTCAGGGCAGATGATGGGCGCAATTTTCTGTGCGCAGATCAAGCGCCGGGACATGATCTACACCCGCGCTGATCACCATGAGTTCAACAGCGGCACTTACACCATCGAAAGCAAAGCCTTTGCCAGCCGATCCAGTTCCACCATTGGGTCGCCGGTGGATTTGACAGCGGTACCGGAATGGGCAAATATCCAGCCTCTGGTGACGATTGAAGACGTTGACCGGCCATTGTTTGCCTATTTTCGGATCCCGCGGGCCAACAAGCAAGACCGGCAGTCGCCGCTGGGGGTATCCGTCTACGCAGATGCAGCGGAAACCATCCGGGACGCGGATGAGCAATATGGCCGGATGCTGTGGGAATATGAAGGCGGACAGCTGGCCGTGGAAATGGACGAGTCCATGATGAAGCATGATCCGGACGGCAGTGTGTCATTCCCGCGGCTGGAACAGCGGCTATACCGCCGGCGCGCCGGAGATATGGCGGAAGGCAGCAACTTTTACCAGATATTTGCCCCGGCGCTGCGGGATGAAGCCTACTCGCGCGGGCTGAACACCATTCTGAAGCGCATTGAATATCAGTCTGGTCTGGCTTACGGCACGTTATCCGACCCGCAGGAAGTGGACCGCACCGCCACGGAGATCACCGCCAGCAAGCAGCGCAGCTACAGCACCGTCCGCGACATCCAGAAAGCGCTGCAGCACGCGCTGGACGATCTGCTGTATTCCATGGACACGCTGGCTACCCTATATAATTTGACACCTGCCGGAAATTACACGGCGGCCTACGACTGGGACGACAGTATCGTCAACGACCCAAACCAGCGCAAGCAGATGTTCTGGAGCTATGTCACCGCGGGCAAATTCCCCATGTGGCGGTACCTGGTGGAGTTTGAGGGATACACTGAGGACGAGGCCAAGACCATCGCCGACGAAACGCAGGCCGATTTCAATAACCCCTTTGGGTTCGCCCAGACACCGCCGGCCTCCGGCTCCGGTGACGCCTGA
- a CDS encoding AbrB/MazE/SpoVT family DNA-binding domain-containing protein, producing the protein MTVSKRLGGKGGLTIPQAVRHAAGLAPGAPIDIEDAGDGILIRKHVPSCIFCGGTTEVVTVAGKEICLACARELAALAAEKLEDFCA; encoded by the coding sequence ATGACCGTAAGCAAAAGACTGGGCGGAAAGGGCGGCCTGACGATCCCGCAGGCGGTGCGGCATGCCGCAGGGCTGGCACCCGGCGCGCCGATCGACATCGAAGACGCAGGAGACGGTATCCTCATCCGGAAGCATGTGCCCAGCTGCATCTTCTGTGGAGGCACCACGGAAGTCGTCACCGTGGCTGGCAAAGAAATCTGCCTGGCATGCGCGCGTGAATTGGCCGCGCTGGCGGCGGAAAAGCTGGAGGACTTTTGTGCATGA
- the terL gene encoding phage terminase large subunit, translating into METKQDRSIRMLNEMVKLGKGPKRKRGAVSTSVMRRARTDFFAFCRACAPEFYKPDRAYLVQLCAELQDFYRSGDELLVINLPPRHGKSRTAGLFAQWVFGCNPAEKIMTGSYNERLSTQFAKSVRNGIAEQKTDPGMLVYSDIFPGVHIQRGDASANLWALEGQYASYLATSPTGTATGFGCGLLIIDDVIKNAYEANNAPLLDNQWHWFTDTMLSRVEEGGKIIIIMTRWATGDLAGRAVKTFAEQGRPVRILSMKAFQDDGTMLCPEVLSLQSYENKTRTMAPEIAAANYQQEPIDVKGRLYSGFKTYAEIPAISGHPLFDGIYSYTDTADEGSDYLCSIIFGVYRHEAYVLDVYYTKEPMEITEPEVAKRQQAYGVTVARIESNNGGKGFARAIKQILDDRLHWYSTNVRWFAQTRNKVARILTAAPWIMEHTYYPVNWRDRWPAYYNAMMDYQREGKNAHDDAPDATTGMAETVQAQR; encoded by the coding sequence ATGGAGACCAAACAGGACAGAAGCATCCGGATGTTAAACGAAATGGTAAAACTGGGAAAAGGGCCAAAGCGGAAACGTGGAGCCGTGAGCACCTCCGTGATGCGGCGGGCGCGCACGGACTTTTTCGCGTTTTGCCGAGCTTGTGCGCCGGAATTTTACAAGCCCGACCGGGCCTACCTGGTGCAGCTATGTGCGGAACTGCAAGATTTTTACCGCAGCGGCGACGAGCTGTTGGTGATCAACCTGCCGCCGCGGCATGGAAAGAGCCGGACGGCCGGATTATTCGCTCAGTGGGTGTTTGGATGCAATCCTGCTGAAAAAATTATGACGGGCAGTTACAACGAGCGCCTTTCCACCCAGTTTGCCAAATCCGTCCGAAACGGAATCGCCGAGCAGAAGACCGACCCGGGGATGCTGGTCTACAGCGACATCTTCCCGGGGGTGCACATCCAGCGGGGAGACGCGTCGGCCAACCTCTGGGCGTTGGAGGGGCAATATGCCAGCTATTTGGCCACCAGCCCGACGGGCACGGCAACCGGTTTTGGCTGCGGGCTTCTCATTATTGATGATGTTATCAAAAATGCGTATGAAGCCAACAACGCGCCGCTGCTGGATAACCAGTGGCATTGGTTTACGGACACGATGCTCTCGCGCGTGGAAGAGGGTGGCAAGATCATCATTATTATGACGCGCTGGGCAACCGGCGATCTGGCCGGGCGCGCGGTGAAGACCTTTGCCGAACAGGGGCGACCCGTTCGCATCCTGTCTATGAAAGCCTTTCAGGACGACGGCACCATGCTATGTCCCGAAGTGCTCAGCCTGCAGAGCTATGAAAACAAAACGCGCACCATGGCGCCCGAGATCGCCGCCGCGAACTACCAGCAGGAACCGATCGACGTGAAAGGGCGGCTGTACAGCGGGTTCAAGACCTACGCGGAGATTCCCGCTATCAGCGGCCATCCGCTGTTCGACGGCATCTACAGCTACACCGACACCGCCGACGAGGGCAGCGACTATCTTTGCAGCATTATTTTCGGCGTGTACAGACACGAAGCCTATGTGCTCGACGTCTACTACACTAAGGAGCCGATGGAGATTACGGAGCCGGAGGTCGCCAAGCGCCAGCAGGCTTACGGTGTGACTGTGGCACGCATTGAGAGCAACAACGGCGGCAAAGGCTTTGCCCGCGCCATCAAGCAGATACTGGACGACCGACTGCACTGGTACTCCACCAACGTGCGGTGGTTCGCCCAGACCCGGAACAAAGTGGCGCGCATCCTGACGGCCGCGCCGTGGATCATGGAGCACACCTATTATCCCGTGAACTGGCGGGACCGGTGGCCGGCATATTATAATGCCATGATGGACTACCAGAGGGAAGGAAAAAACGCGCACGATGACGCGCCGGACGCCACGACCGGCATGGCCGAAACCGTGCAGGCACAACGGTAA
- a CDS encoding transcription termination/antitermination NusG family protein, which produces MSMYVLQVLSGAEKDVRAALLDQGIPAYAPEENRQIRSGGIWQTRPYLLFGGYVFVVVGNVCAMYYRIRRVPGVLRWLELHAGDATALLPDEEALIRRIGSQTFESHVRQLAGDTFEPVDGPLKEYADAGVRILYNRRQRRAFVFEPLSMMHNRCLRMSFTLIK; this is translated from the coding sequence ATGAGCATGTATGTGCTGCAGGTGCTTTCGGGGGCCGAGAAGGACGTGCGGGCCGCGCTGCTTGACCAGGGTATTCCCGCCTATGCCCCGGAAGAAAACCGGCAGATCCGCTCCGGCGGCATCTGGCAGACGCGGCCTTATCTGCTGTTTGGCGGCTATGTGTTTGTGGTGGTGGGCAACGTTTGCGCGATGTATTACCGGATCCGGCGCGTGCCGGGGGTGCTGCGTTGGTTGGAGCTGCATGCCGGGGACGCCACCGCACTGTTACCGGATGAAGAAGCATTGATCCGGCGCATCGGCAGCCAGACTTTTGAATCGCATGTGCGGCAGCTGGCAGGCGACACGTTTGAACCGGTGGACGGCCCGCTGAAGGAATATGCGGACGCGGGCGTGCGCATCCTGTACAACCGGCGCCAGCGGCGGGCATTTGTATTTGAACCGCTTTCCATGATGCACAACCGTTGCTTACGCATGTCGTTCACGCTGATCAAATAA
- a CDS encoding Mor transcription activator family protein — MNLERVTLEDLDGDQRELAELIGMEAYRALATHHGGTYVYVQAPNSLLRKDRNEQIRRKFDGKKL; from the coding sequence ATGAATCTGGAACGTGTTACACTGGAGGATCTGGACGGCGACCAGCGCGAACTCGCGGAGCTGATCGGCATGGAAGCCTATCGGGCACTGGCCACACACCACGGCGGAACCTATGTGTATGTGCAGGCCCCGAACAGCCTGCTTCGCAAAGACCGCAACGAGCAGATCCGCCGGAAATTCGACGGAAAAAAACTATAA
- a CDS encoding phage protein GemA/Gp16 family protein, producing the protein MNITKQQIKSIYALGAGLHIVGRGHDDELHALVDGLTGKESITALDRDEAQRVIAELMRRMRGTPPVPPARKKPRHYEEAPGGITADQQRKVWALMYELKKIRRQAGGRCPWRPAVRDHPAAIRHGLHRKKADAVSGPGRGRRTD; encoded by the coding sequence GTGAACATTACAAAGCAGCAGATCAAATCCATCTATGCCCTGGGCGCGGGGCTGCATATCGTGGGGCGCGGCCACGACGATGAGCTGCACGCGTTGGTGGATGGCCTGACGGGCAAAGAATCCATTACGGCGCTTGATCGGGACGAAGCCCAGCGCGTGATTGCGGAACTGATGCGGCGGATGCGCGGCACACCGCCGGTGCCTCCGGCCCGAAAAAAGCCCAGGCATTACGAAGAAGCGCCCGGCGGTATCACCGCCGACCAGCAGCGCAAGGTGTGGGCGCTGATGTACGAGCTGAAAAAAATTCGACGTCAAGCCGGTGGACGCTGCCCTTGGAGACCGGCTGTGCGGGATCATCCGGCGGCAATTCGGCATGGACTGCACCGCAAAAAAGCCGATGCAGTTTCTGGACCAGGCCGCGGGCGGCGAACTGATTGA